In Coleofasciculus sp. FACHB-T130, the sequence ATTAAGGATTTGCAAGTAGAAGTTAAAGCTGAAGAGTTGCCAGAGACTAAGCTGCGTATTGAAGAATTGGTGGAAGCAGTAGGTCTGAGTTTAAATGATTTGAGTTTGCTCACAAGTTTACCTTATGAATTCATAGATTTAGTTGCTACCCAGCCTATTGATGTTAATACTTTGAGTGGTATATTTACTGAGAATGAAATAGCAGAGCCTACCGATAATAAAATACTATCTGATACAGATTCTGATATATATGTTTTGCGCCCTAGATTTTGCAAACATTTAGGTGTTTTATTTCCTCGGATTTGCAGATGATTTTAGCAATAACATTGATTAATTGCGTATGACAAGCTATAAATGCGATATTCGTAGTATTAATTTTACTAAAATTTATTCATTTAATAAAAACTTTCAAAATGCACAAGCTGGACTGAAGAATAATTATAATATTTTTTTAAGCAGTATAGGTATTGTAGCTTCGATGCTCAATATAATGCCTTTGCTCTCAGGAGGAGTTTTAAGTTTTGTTATCTACCTTTCTCTAGGAAAGGACTATGCTATAAGTTTTACAGGGATTTTTATAGAAATCAGTATATATGCGGCAAGCTTATTTTTATTGATAGTTCGTGGTTATCATTTAGCATCAATTTCCTTGATTGCTACACTAATTATTAGTTTTACACTAATAGGTCTTTTTACAAATAATGAGTTAGGTTTTGCAATTTTTCTGCTTGGTTTAAGCCTAATTATTAGTTGGCTTGGATCTATTACTACAGCACTATCAGTGGCTTTCAATTCTTTATGTTATGGGCTTGTAAGTGAATTCATAGCTATTTTAGGATCTGGTTTGACGGTTGCAGTCTTAGTTGTGAATATACCAAAATTAACAAAAGTCGAATTATCTGTAACTTTTATTGCAGCGATCGCAGTCATCCTTACAGGCGCTATCATCTCACGACAGGCAATTAGAGGCTCCCCCAAATTTGCATGGATTAGAGAAAAAGCGGTCTTTTGGGCAGCAACAGGTGGGACATCTTTTTATGGAGTCGATTTAACAGATGCTTGTTTTGATGGCGCAGATTTACCGCATACAGATTTTAGAAATGCTATCTTAACCCGTGCCAGCTTCAAAAATGTCACAGGACTAGAATTATCTAGATTACAGGGAACGATATTAGAGCAACCCAATGTTAGAAAGTTATTGATAAACCCACAAGAAGGTTGTGGAAGGGATTATACAGGAGCAAACTTAAGTGGCGCTAATTTAAGAGAAGCGAATTTAAAAGAGGCAATTCTTATAGGAGCACACTTGAATAGTGCCGATTTGAGAGATGCTAATTTAGAAGGAGCGAACCTAACAAAAGCTCAAGTATTAGATGCTGATTTTTCAGGAGCTTGTCTAACAGAGGCTTGCCTCCAAGAATGGAATATTAACAGCAAAACCAGCTTCAAAAATGTCACGTGTAAGTTAGTTTATCTAAAGCAAGGCAAACACGGATTCTTAGTACCAAAACCAGACAGCGGAGAGTTTCAACCGGGCGAATTTGAAAAATGGATTGAAAAATTACAAGAAACTATTGATGTAATTTTACGACACAGGTTAAATTTAGCGGCTTTCGCTGTTGCCATAGCTCAAACGGCTCTCGATTATGAAGGATTAGATGTAGCTCGTTACAGTATTGAAAATAAAGGCGACGGTGTTTTTGTTGCCAAGGTAGGTGTTTTCCCAGATGCAGACAAATCAGCAATCCATCAAAGTATTACAAATTACTATTACAATGAAGTGTCTATTCAAGGGGAAAGAGCCAACATATTATTAAATCCATCAGCGGAGGTTGAAATTATGGAAAGTAAACAAACTGATGTTACCGGGGATATAGTTAGTGGTGACAAAGGAGATAAGACTACTGTCGGTGATGTCACTGTTGGTCGCGACTTAATAGGGGCTAGCATTGTGGGCGATATCAGTGGTCAAGTAAC encodes:
- a CDS encoding pentapeptide repeat-containing protein, translated to MTSYKCDIRSINFTKIYSFNKNFQNAQAGLKNNYNIFLSSIGIVASMLNIMPLLSGGVLSFVIYLSLGKDYAISFTGIFIEISIYAASLFLLIVRGYHLASISLIATLIISFTLIGLFTNNELGFAIFLLGLSLIISWLGSITTALSVAFNSLCYGLVSEFIAILGSGLTVAVLVVNIPKLTKVELSVTFIAAIAVILTGAIISRQAIRGSPKFAWIREKAVFWAATGGTSFYGVDLTDACFDGADLPHTDFRNAILTRASFKNVTGLELSRLQGTILEQPNVRKLLINPQEGCGRDYTGANLSGANLREANLKEAILIGAHLNSADLRDANLEGANLTKAQVLDADFSGACLTEACLQEWNINSKTSFKNVTCKLVYLKQGKHGFLVPKPDSGEFQPGEFEKWIEKLQETIDVILRHRLNLAAFAVAIAQTALDYEGLDVARYSIENKGDGVFVAKVGVFPDADKSAIHQSITNYYYNEVSIQGERANILLNPSAEVEIMESKQTDVTGDIVSGDKGDKTTVGDVTVGRDLIGASIVGDISGQVTTTIQQLQGVNTTDSNELAKILTALQEAIKGDSVLSDSLKKEALEAVETIAEEGKKPPEERAIKYCSMAVNALKGVTTAVTDASKLAEVLQTYLPTLTGILGI